A genome region from Panthera uncia isolate 11264 chromosome A3 unlocalized genomic scaffold, Puncia_PCG_1.0 HiC_scaffold_11, whole genome shotgun sequence includes the following:
- the SCP2D1 gene encoding SCP2 sterol-binding domain-containing protein 1 has protein sequence MWKRIDHQPKIKAGDGPQAAQLKELGAAQEPAMSHALELSEFQSFPVFEDISHHVKEEGAQLVKKVNAIFQLDITKDGKTILQWTIDLKNGSGDMYPGPARLPADTIFTIPEPIFMELVLGKMNPQKAFLAGKFKVSGKVLLGQKLERVFKDWAKF, from the coding sequence ATGTGGAAGAGAATTGACCATCAACCCAAAATCAAAGCAGGGGATGGACCTCAGGCAGCCCAGCTCAAAGAACTGGGTGCAGCTCAGGAACCTGCCATGTCACACGCTCTAGAGCTGTCAGAATTCCAGAGCTTTCCTGTGTTTGAAGACATTAGCCATCACGTCAAAGAAGAGGGGGCCCAACTGGTAAAGAAAGTCAATGCCATCTTTCAGCTGGACATCACCAAAGATGGGAAGACCATTCTGCAGTGGACCATCGATCTGAAGAATGGTTCTGGGGACATGTATCCAGGACCTGCCAGGCTCCCAGCAGACACTATCTTCACAATCCCAGAACCCATCTTTATGGAGTTGGTTTTGGGCAAAATGAACCCTCAGAAGGCTTTCCTTGCTGGCAAGTTCAAAGTGAGTGGCAAAGTTCTGCTTGGTCAGAAGCTGGAGAGGGTTTTCAAAGACTGGGCTAAATTTTAA